A region of Synergistaceae bacterium DNA encodes the following proteins:
- a CDS encoding type II toxin-antitoxin system RelB/DinJ family antitoxin, protein MNVYVDDLTAARVKELLDEFGLDMQTTVNIFLRQIIRDKEIPFSIGFSVDEKERLNKIEHDAEYDAYFSGENLEHILHNIQQVKEGKVIIHDLIEV, encoded by the coding sequence ATGAATGTTTACGTTGACGATTTGACGGCGGCGAGGGTTAAAGAATTGCTTGATGAGTTCGGGCTTGATATGCAGACAACTGTTAATATTTTCTTAAGGCAAATTATCAGAGATAAAGAAATTCCGTTCAGTATAGGATTTTCTGTTGACGAGAAAGAACGCCTAAATAAAATCGAACATGACGCAGAGTATGACGCATATTTCAGCGGTGAAAATCTTGAGCATATTTTACACAATATACAGCAGGTAAAAGAAGGAAAAGTTATCATTCATGATTTAATCGAGGTATAA
- a CDS encoding 4-hydroxy-tetrahydrodipicolinate synthase translates to MSAKTIFKGVATALITPTNDNGVDYDSFARVLDWQVEQGINALVIAGTTGEGSTLNDSEHKQVVKFAVERVAGKCPIIAATGSNDTSYAVQLSKYCCDVGADGLLLVTPYYNKSTQNGLVKMYTTIADAVNKPVILYNVPSRTGVNIEPETYAKLADHPNIAGIKEANGNISKIVQTFELVGNKLDIYSGNDDQIVPILSMGGKGVISVLSNPAPKQTMEICNKFWAGDVETAAKLQCEFLPLINALFCEVNPIPVKAAMAAMGFCENHVRLPLVQMEESHWLKLKSLMHEKGLI, encoded by the coding sequence ATGTCAGCTAAGACAATTTTTAAGGGAGTAGCTACGGCCTTAATTACTCCCACGAATGATAACGGAGTCGATTATGACTCTTTTGCGCGCGTCCTTGATTGGCAGGTCGAACAGGGAATTAATGCACTTGTTATCGCGGGAACAACTGGCGAGGGCTCGACTTTGAACGATTCAGAACACAAACAAGTTGTAAAATTTGCCGTTGAAAGAGTCGCCGGGAAGTGTCCGATTATTGCTGCAACCGGGTCAAATGATACGAGTTATGCCGTTCAGCTTTCAAAATATTGCTGTGATGTCGGAGCAGACGGTTTATTGCTTGTTACGCCGTATTATAATAAATCGACTCAAAACGGACTCGTCAAAATGTACACGACTATAGCCGACGCTGTTAATAAGCCCGTTATTTTATACAATGTCCCGTCAAGAACAGGAGTAAATATTGAGCCTGAGACCTACGCAAAACTCGCAGATCACCCGAATATAGCCGGCATAAAAGAAGCTAACGGGAATATAAGCAAAATAGTTCAGACTTTCGAGCTTGTCGGGAATAAATTAGATATTTACTCCGGAAATGATGATCAGATCGTGCCGATTCTTTCAATGGGAGGGAAGGGCGTTATTTCTGTGTTGTCAAATCCTGCACCTAAACAGACTATGGAAATTTGTAATAAATTCTGGGCCGGCGATGTCGAGACAGCAGCAAAATTACAATGTGAGTTCTTACCGTTGATTAATGCGTTATTCTGTGAAGTGAATCCGATTCCAGTTAAAGCAGCAATGGCCGCTATGGGATTTTGCGAGAATCACGTGAGACTGCCTTTAGTTCAAATGGAAGAATCACACTGGCTGAAATTAAAATCTTTAATGCATGAGAAGGGCTTAATCTAG
- a CDS encoding Txe/YoeB family addiction module toxin, protein MYIKWAEDAWADYNNWQIKDKIILKKINDLVKDILRNGYYGIGKPEPLKENLSGLWSRHITDKHRLIYRIIDDEVIIYSCSGHYEK, encoded by the coding sequence ATGTATATCAAATGGGCTGAAGACGCGTGGGCAGATTATAATAACTGGCAAATAAAAGATAAAATTATACTCAAGAAAATTAATGATTTAGTCAAAGATATATTGCGTAACGGCTATTATGGAATCGGGAAACCTGAACCGCTGAAAGAAAATTTATCAGGTTTATGGAGCAGGCATATTACAGATAAGCACAGACTAATTTATAGAATTATTGATGATGAAGTAATAATTTATTCTTGTTCGGGGCATTATGAGAAATAA